The Clostridium septicum genome contains a region encoding:
- a CDS encoding NAD(+) synthase — MDFIKVAAACPITRVADVDYNLENINICIDTAVENSAKSIIFPELCITSYTCGDLFLQSSLLEKSMEAIEKLVCKSEHLDILITVGAPLSFNNVLYNCAYVIFKGKILGIIPKSYIPNYSEFYEKRWFSEGIGIIDKKVNLKFQKDIPFGTNLIFSSNDFKFAFEICEDLWVTIPPSSYLSLMGANIIGNLSASNELVSKMDYRKNLVSNQSARCMSSYIYASAGVHESTTDLLFSGHLLISENGTILKENERFQRDNDVVFSYIDIFKLKSERLKNISFRDAQKLIPFPANYIEFNFSNNEIKDFNRFVDKHPFVPSDSKSREERCKEIFNIQASALAKRMEHTNLKKAVIGISGGLDSTLALLVVVKTFKILGIDNKNIITITMPGFGTTDRTYNNALTLCKELGCDLREINIVKASLQHFEDIGHNKDIHDVTYENVQARERTQILMDIANKEGGLLIGTGDLSELALGWCTYNGDHMSMYSVNPSIPKTLVRYLVKYVAERESFKNVSETLLDILDTPVSPELLPKSDNGEIVQKTEDIVGPYELHDFFLYHFIKNGSSKERIRFLAESAFKDDYSKEEITKWLDKFIYRFFTQQFKRSALPDGPKVGSISLSPRGDFRMPSDASFNSFK, encoded by the coding sequence ATGGATTTTATTAAAGTTGCGGCTGCATGTCCTATTACACGTGTAGCTGATGTTGATTATAATTTAGAAAATATTAATATATGTATAGATACTGCTGTTGAAAACTCTGCAAAATCTATTATTTTTCCTGAATTATGTATAACTTCATACACCTGTGGGGATTTATTTTTACAATCTTCCCTTCTTGAAAAATCAATGGAGGCAATTGAAAAACTCGTTTGTAAAAGTGAACACCTTGATATTTTAATTACAGTTGGAGCACCACTTTCCTTTAATAATGTTTTATATAACTGTGCTTATGTTATATTTAAAGGGAAAATTTTAGGGATTATTCCAAAGTCATATATTCCAAATTATAGTGAATTCTACGAAAAACGTTGGTTTAGTGAAGGTATTGGAATTATAGATAAAAAAGTAAATCTTAAATTTCAAAAAGATATTCCTTTTGGAACTAATTTAATTTTTAGCTCTAATGATTTTAAATTTGCTTTTGAAATATGCGAGGATCTTTGGGTTACTATTCCACCAAGTTCTTACCTTTCACTAATGGGTGCAAATATAATAGGTAATCTTTCAGCTTCTAATGAATTAGTTAGTAAAATGGATTATAGAAAGAATTTAGTGTCAAATCAAAGTGCTAGATGTATGTCTTCTTATATTTATGCCTCTGCGGGAGTTCATGAATCTACTACAGATCTACTTTTTAGTGGTCATTTATTAATATCTGAAAATGGAACTATCCTTAAAGAAAATGAAAGATTCCAAAGAGACAATGATGTTGTATTCTCTTATATAGATATATTTAAATTAAAAAGTGAAAGACTTAAGAATATTAGTTTTAGAGATGCTCAAAAACTAATACCTTTCCCTGCTAATTATATAGAGTTTAATTTCTCTAATAATGAAATTAAAGATTTTAATAGATTTGTAGATAAACATCCTTTTGTACCTTCTGATTCAAAATCTCGTGAAGAAAGGTGTAAAGAAATATTTAACATACAAGCTTCTGCTCTTGCAAAAAGAATGGAACATACTAACCTAAAAAAAGCTGTTATAGGTATTTCTGGAGGATTAGACTCCACTTTAGCACTTTTAGTTGTTGTTAAAACATTTAAAATATTAGGTATAGATAATAAAAATATAATTACAATTACAATGCCTGGATTCGGAACAACTGATAGAACATATAATAATGCCTTAACTTTATGTAAAGAACTTGGATGTGATTTAAGAGAAATAAATATTGTAAAAGCTTCTCTTCAACATTTTGAAGACATAGGACATAATAAAGATATACATGATGTTACTTATGAAAATGTTCAAGCAAGAGAAAGAACTCAAATTCTTATGGATATAGCTAATAAAGAAGGTGGATTATTAATAGGTACTGGTGACCTTTCTGAATTAGCTTTAGGATGGTGTACTTATAATGGAGATCATATGAGTATGTATTCAGTAAATCCATCTATTCCAAAAACTTTAGTAAGATATTTAGTAAAATATGTTGCAGAAAGAGAATCCTTTAAAAATGTTTCTGAAACTCTATTGGATATTTTAGATACACCTGTAAGTCCTGAATTACTTCCAAAAAGTGATAATGGTGAAATAGTTCAAAAAACTGAAGATATAGTAGGACCTTATGAACTTCACGATTTCTTCTTATATCATTTTATAAAAAATGGTTCATCTAAAGAAAGAATTAGATTTTTAGCTGAAAGTGCATTTAAAGATGATTATAGTAAAGAAGAGATTACGAAATGGTTAGATAAATTTATATATAGATTCTTTACTCAACAATTTAAACGAAGCGCTCTTCCTGATGGACCAAAGGTTGGTAGCATTTCTCTAAGCCCTAGAGGAGATTTTAGAATGCCATCAGATGCATCCTTTAATTCTTTTAAATAA
- a CDS encoding deoxynucleoside kinase: protein MLIVVGGMIGLGKSSVASILGEHFNTDVFYESVDDNPILPLFYSETEEEIQKKRYPFLLQLYFLNTRFKSIKDALVHNNNVLDRSIYEDWYFAKKNMELGRINDLEMKIYEDLLNNMLEEIEELPKKAPDLMVYLKGSFETVLKRIALRGRDFEIDDSLREYYEFLWKDYDAWVNNHYKASQVLIIDMDIMDVVNNEDDKVKLINMVEEKLKEVRTL, encoded by the coding sequence ATGTTGATAGTTGTTGGTGGGATGATTGGGCTTGGAAAAAGTTCAGTAGCTAGTATTTTAGGAGAACATTTTAATACAGATGTGTTTTATGAAAGTGTAGATGATAATCCTATATTACCTTTATTTTATAGTGAGACGGAAGAGGAAATACAGAAAAAAAGATATCCATTTTTATTACAACTTTATTTTTTAAATACAAGATTTAAAAGCATAAAAGATGCTTTAGTACATAACAATAATGTTCTTGATAGGTCAATTTATGAAGATTGGTATTTTGCTAAAAAGAATATGGAACTTGGAAGAATAAATGATTTAGAAATGAAGATATACGAAGATCTTTTAAACAATATGCTTGAAGAAATTGAAGAGCTTCCTAAAAAGGCACCAGATTTAATGGTTTACTTAAAAGGTTCTTTTGAAACTGTTTTAAAGAGAATAGCGTTAAGAGGAAGAGATTTTGAAATAGATGACAGTTTAAGAGAATATTATGAATTCTTATGGAAGGATTATGATGCATGGGTAAATAATCATTATAAAGCTTCACAAGTTTTAATAATAGATATGGATATTATGGATGTTGTAAATAATGAAGATGATAAAGTAAAATTAATAAACATGGTAGAAGAAAAGCTTAAAGAAGTTAGAACTTTATAG
- a CDS encoding deoxycytidylate deaminase, which yields MKRKDYISWDEYFMGVAVLAGKRSKDPATQVGACIVDCENKILSQGYNGLPVGCSDDEFPWDREGELLETKYPYVVHAELNAILNARGSNLYGAKIYVALFPCNECAKAIIQSGIKEVIYLSDKYSDTDIVKASKKLLNSAGIKLTKLEAKNKNINISLDLNDI from the coding sequence ATGAAAAGAAAGGATTACATATCATGGGATGAATATTTTATGGGAGTTGCTGTACTTGCAGGAAAACGTAGCAAAGATCCAGCCACACAAGTTGGAGCTTGTATAGTTGATTGTGAAAATAAAATATTAAGTCAAGGATATAACGGATTACCAGTTGGATGTTCTGATGATGAATTTCCGTGGGATAGAGAAGGTGAACTTTTAGAAACCAAATATCCTTATGTGGTTCATGCAGAATTAAATGCTATATTAAATGCAAGAGGAAGTAATTTGTATGGTGCTAAAATATATGTTGCATTATTTCCATGTAATGAATGTGCTAAGGCAATAATTCAATCAGGAATTAAAGAAGTTATTTATTTATCAGATAAATATTCAGACACAGATATAGTTAAGGCTTCAAAAAAATTATTAAACTCAGCTGGAATTAAATTAACTAAGCTAGAAGCAAAGAATAAAAATATAAATATATCTTTAGATTTAAATGATATTTAA
- a CDS encoding diaminopimelate dehydrogenase has product MSNKIRIGVVGYGNLGKGVEMAVAQNDDFELVKIFTRRDVQKVKTFGAEVDSINNIQEYKGLIDVMILCGGSATDLRIQGPMVAEMFNTVDSFDNHPKIPEHFEKMDEVAKAAKNLSVISVGWDPGLFSLNRLIGQVALPEGTDYTFWGTGVSQGHSDAIRRIEGVKNGIQYTIPVESALEKVRLGQHPELTAREKHTRVCYVVAEEGADLDKIENEIKNMPSYFADYDTTVNFISEDELEKNHKGMPHGGFVIRTGTTGDGTKQRVEFSLDLGSNPEFTSSILIAYARAAYRLSKEGKTGALTVLDIPFGYLSAKNREELRKDLL; this is encoded by the coding sequence AATAAGAATTGGTGTAGTTGGCTATGGCAATCTTGGAAAAGGGGTAGAAATGGCAGTAGCTCAAAATGATGATTTTGAGCTAGTGAAGATATTTACAAGAAGAGATGTTCAAAAGGTTAAGACATTTGGAGCAGAAGTTGATAGTATAAACAATATACAGGAATATAAAGGACTTATAGATGTAATGATATTATGTGGTGGATCAGCAACAGATTTAAGAATTCAAGGACCTATGGTTGCAGAAATGTTTAATACTGTAGATAGTTTTGATAATCATCCTAAAATTCCAGAACACTTTGAAAAGATGGATGAGGTTGCTAAAGCAGCAAAAAATTTAAGTGTAATATCAGTAGGTTGGGATCCAGGTTTATTTTCACTTAATAGGTTAATAGGACAAGTTGCATTGCCAGAAGGTACAGACTACACTTTTTGGGGGACTGGTGTAAGTCAAGGACATTCAGATGCAATAAGAAGAATAGAAGGAGTAAAAAATGGAATTCAATACACTATTCCTGTAGAAAGTGCTTTAGAGAAAGTAAGGTTAGGGCAACATCCTGAATTAACAGCAAGAGAAAAACATACTCGAGTATGTTATGTTGTAGCAGAAGAGGGGGCCGATTTGGATAAGATAGAAAATGAAATTAAAAATATGCCTAGTTATTTTGCTGATTATGATACTACTGTAAACTTTATATCAGAAGATGAGTTGGAAAAAAATCATAAGGGAATGCCACATGGGGGCTTTGTAATACGTACTGGCACAACAGGAGATGGAACAAAACAAAGAGTAGAGTTTTCTTTAGATTTAGGAAGTAATCCAGAGTTTACATCAAGTATATTAATAGCATATGCAAGGGCTGCTTATAGGTTATCAAAAGAAGGGAAAACAGGAGCATTAACTGTATTAGATATACCATTTGGATATCTTTCAGCAAAAAATAGAGAAGAATTAAGAAAAGATTTATTATAA